The Leptolyngbya sp. CCY15150 sequence TGAAAGCCCTCTCCCAAGCTGCTTTCTAACTGTCGAACTCACGTTTAATGAAACCAATTGACGCAGTGCCTTTAGGTCTTTTTGGGTACGACTGACTGTTTCTTTAACGATTGCGATTGCTCACTAAATTCTTATAACTGTCTTACACAACTCCTCTGGGTATTGTGAGTCTGAATAAATTGCTGAAATTGCTTGGCCGGGAGCGGTTTACTCAGTAAGTAACCTTGAACACTACTACAGCCTAGGGTTCGCAATATCTCCAACTGTTCTACTTTTTCGACCCCTTCAGCAACCGTTTCCAGATTTAGGCCGTGGCCCAGAGCGATCACCGCTTTCACAACAGCAATTTCCCTCGCTTCAAGGGACAGATCTTGAATAAACTCGCGGGCAATTTTGAGGGAATGGATCGGAAATTGTTTCAAGGCAGCCAGGGAAGAGTGCCCTGTGCCAAAGTCATCCATTGAGATATAAATCCCCATATCTTTCAGTTCTTGCAAGGTAGAGATCGCGGCAGGGATATTCTGCATTACTACTCTTTCGGTAATTTCTATCTCTAGCTGGCTGGGATCAAGCCGATAATCTAGCAAGATTTGAGCAATCTTTTTGGGCAAGTTTTTTTGCTGAATCGTTTGAGCAGAAAGATTAACAGCGATACGCAGCAGTGGGTTCCCGAGATCTTGCCATGAGCGAATCTGAGCACAGGCGGCACGAATGACCCACTCATCGATCGCGCTTATTTGCCCCGTCACTTCGGCTGTTTCGATAAACTCTCCCGGCATCAGCATTCCTTTGTGAGGATGCTGCCAACGAATTAAAGCCTCAGCGGCAGTCACTCGGCCTGTTTGCAAGTCCAACTGGGGCTGATAGTGCAGCACAAACTCAGTTTGCTCCACAGCCTTATGAAGATCATGGGTCAAAATCAGTTGATCTAGAGTCTTCCCTACCGTGACAGAGGAGTAGAGTTTGTAGTTATTGCGCCCCTGATGCTTGGCGTCATACATGGCTGCGTCCGCATTTTTCAGCAGAGTCTCAGCATCTTGACCGTGGCTGGGGGCGAGAGCAATGCCAATGCTCGTCGTAACTCGAAAGGCTTGGTGATTGAACACAAACGGCTCACACAGGTTATTAAGAACCCGTTGAGCCACTTTCGTAATATCTTTAGTGGACTTAATATTTTGGAGCAGCAGGGTAAATTCATCCCCACCCCAACGCGCCACAATATCGCCCTCCTTTAAACAGCCCGAAATTCGCCGTGCTACTTGCTGCAATAGCTGATCCCCCACGGCATGGCCCAGCGTGTCATTAATGGCTTTGAAATGGTCGAGATCCACAAAACAGACCGCTAGCATCCTACTGTCTAGCCTGTTAGGGATGGTTTTGAGTTGTTCTAAAGCCTCGACCAATTTTTCTTCAAACAGCAGTCGGTTGGGTAATCCAGTGAGCCGGTCATGACAAGCTTGATGGCGAATGGTTGCCTCAATCCGCCGCTGCATCACGGTGATGTATAGATGGGTAGCAAGGGTTTGCGACAGTTTGATGTCTTCTGCGTTCCAACCTAAGTCAAACGGCGTATTCGCTAAGTCTTGAGAGGATGGATTGGCATCGGCAATAGTCTGTTGGCGGTTTGGCAACCCACCGGTTGCAAACAGATTTACACCCAGTTCGCGACGAAATAGACTGAACCACCCAATGGCTTGCTGCTGATATTGCAGGGGCACAATCAGGACAGAATGAATGGCGACCGCTTCGAAAGCCGCTCCTAACGTCCGTAGGTGTGGATCTTGCCTAAAGTCCTGCAGGGTGTAGAGATGGTAGGTTGGAGCTTCTCCACTAGTTATCGGATGCTTTCCACCCTCCGTGCTCTGGATCAAACGACGCCAAAGGTATCGTTCAACCTCCAGGGTTAAGGCGGGTTGCACGCCTGAACGGTAAAGCTGATCACTCTGCTCTTCGGTATCGGCAGAGATATAGAGCTGTCCACCAATGCAACCCACTGCGGTAACGGTAGCATCAATCACTTGCTGCATCACTCGGATGGCATCTCCAGGCGTATGCAACATGCGGGTGAGGCAATTGATGGTGGCTTCCGCCTGGGCTTGCTGAGACGCTTGTTTTAACAGGGTTGCTTGAGCGATCGCAATGCCGACATGGGTCGAAAGTTCTTTGAGAAAGTCCAGTTCCCAAGTTTGCCATTCACGATAGCGATGGCACTGGTGAGCAATTAACAACCCCCAAAGCTCTTGATTGTGGAGAATTGGAACCACTAGCTTAGACTTCACGCCAAGTTGATGGAGGGTTTCTGCCAAACAGGCTGAGATACCGTCTTGCCGAATATCAGCAATGGCGCGGACCCGGCCCTGTTGGTAAAGGCGGTGACTTTCAACCGGAAAAATCTCCTCTGGTAGCGGTTGATCCATTAACGGAAAACATCCCGAACCAACAGCTTCATTCGTCACTGAACCGGTACCGTCAGGATTGACGCGATAGGTCAGGACCCGATCAGCCTGCAACAGTTGCCTGACCTCAGCCACTGTCGTGTTCAAAATCTGATTGAGGTCTAACGACTCACGAATGCGGTGCGCTACCGCCGTAATTAAACGCTCCCGCTCAAATTGCTGTCGCAACACAGTCTCAGCCTGTTGGCGTTTCTCCAGTTCAGCTTGAGACTGCTGATACAGCTCTGACTGATGAATCGCGATCGCCGCTTGGGTGGTGATTTGCTTGAGCAAATCAATCTCATCGGCTTGCCATGCCCTCGCACCGGAACATTGTTGCACCACCAGCAAGCCCCAGAGCTGAACTGCATCGACAATGGGCACGACTAGATTGGCCCGCACTTGAAAACTGGCTAGCAAGTCACGATGGCAGGGGGTCAAATCGGCTGTCTCAATATCTGCGATCGCCTGCACCCGCCCCTGTACATAGAGCTGTAGGTAATGTCGGGCAAAATGGACGTCGTAAATCTGGGTACCCGCAATTTTGTGCCACTGAGCATCTACCGATTCCACTACGACACAGCCACTATGGTCAGCGTTAAGTTGATATATCAGGACTCGGTCAGCGTTTAATAGATGACGCACTTCAGCGACGGTGGTCTGCAAAATCGCGGTCAGATCTAGCGAACCTTGAACATGAATGCGCTCAGCCATTTGTCTAACCAGGCATTCCTGAGCGGATTGTCGCCGCAGTTTCGCCTCTAGCTGCTTTTGAGCCGTAATATCGTGACAGATTGCGACGTATTGATAGGGTGTATTATCACCGTCAAGAAAGGGGACAATAGTAGTATTAGTCCAATACAAGCTACCGTCCCGAGCGCGTTTTTGAATTTCTCCTCGCCATACCTGTCCACCATGAAGGGTTTGCCAGATGGCCTTTAAAGCAGTGGGAGAATGTTCGTTTTCCTCCAGCAAAAGATGCTTATTGCCAATCAGTTCTACCGCTGAATAGTGAGAGATTTCGCAGAACTTATCATTGGCATAGGTAATTAACCCTTGGGCATCTGCGATCGCCACAATGGAAGACTGATCTAATGTAAACTCAATATCTATGCGGTCTTTTAGGGTTTGCTTAAGCACCTGGTGCCCGTATCGTAGCTCCAGTTGTACCACGACCTGATGGCTTAGGATGCGCAACGCTTCAAGTTGCTCTAAGTCTAGTTGGCGTGGTTGTCGATCGATGACGCACAGCGTCCCCAACGGGTAACCATCGGCAGTAATGAGGGGAAAGCCAGCGTAGAAACGAATGTGGGGCTCCCCGACGACGAGCGGATTCTGCACGAAGCGCTTGTCAAGCAGGGCATTTTCGATGATGAGAGGCTGCGACTGTAAAATTGCGTGGGCACAAAAAGCCCACTCGCGGGGAGTTTCTGTTG is a genomic window containing:
- a CDS encoding EAL domain-containing protein translates to MSNIEDNYEAARLAALTRYDLLDTAPETAFDDLVKLATQISRTPIALMSLIDDHRQWFKAKIGLTATETPREWAFCAHAILQSQPLIIENALLDKRFVQNPLVVGEPHIRFYAGFPLITADGYPLGTLCVIDRQPRQLDLEQLEALRILSHQVVVQLELRYGHQVLKQTLKDRIDIEFTLDQSSIVAIADAQGLITYANDKFCEISHYSAVELIGNKHLLLEENEHSPTALKAIWQTLHGGQVWRGEIQKRARDGSLYWTNTTIVPFLDGDNTPYQYVAICHDITAQKQLEAKLRRQSAQECLVRQMAERIHVQGSLDLTAILQTTVAEVRHLLNADRVLIYQLNADHSGCVVVESVDAQWHKIAGTQIYDVHFARHYLQLYVQGRVQAIADIETADLTPCHRDLLASFQVRANLVVPIVDAVQLWGLLVVQQCSGARAWQADEIDLLKQITTQAAIAIHQSELYQQSQAELEKRQQAETVLRQQFERERLITAVAHRIRESLDLNQILNTTVAEVRQLLQADRVLTYRVNPDGTGSVTNEAVGSGCFPLMDQPLPEEIFPVESHRLYQQGRVRAIADIRQDGISACLAETLHQLGVKSKLVVPILHNQELWGLLIAHQCHRYREWQTWELDFLKELSTHVGIAIAQATLLKQASQQAQAEATINCLTRMLHTPGDAIRVMQQVIDATVTAVGCIGGQLYISADTEEQSDQLYRSGVQPALTLEVERYLWRRLIQSTEGGKHPITSGEAPTYHLYTLQDFRQDPHLRTLGAAFEAVAIHSVLIVPLQYQQQAIGWFSLFRRELGVNLFATGGLPNRQQTIADANPSSQDLANTPFDLGWNAEDIKLSQTLATHLYITVMQRRIEATIRHQACHDRLTGLPNRLLFEEKLVEALEQLKTIPNRLDSRMLAVCFVDLDHFKAINDTLGHAVGDQLLQQVARRISGCLKEGDIVARWGGDEFTLLLQNIKSTKDITKVAQRVLNNLCEPFVFNHQAFRVTTSIGIALAPSHGQDAETLLKNADAAMYDAKHQGRNNYKLYSSVTVGKTLDQLILTHDLHKAVEQTEFVLHYQPQLDLQTGRVTAAEALIRWQHPHKGMLMPGEFIETAEVTGQISAIDEWVIRAACAQIRSWQDLGNPLLRIAVNLSAQTIQQKNLPKKIAQILLDYRLDPSQLEIEITERVVMQNIPAAISTLQELKDMGIYISMDDFGTGHSSLAALKQFPIHSLKIAREFIQDLSLEAREIAVVKAVIALGHGLNLETVAEGVEKVEQLEILRTLGCSSVQGYLLSKPLPAKQFQQFIQTHNTQRSCVRQL